From the genome of Rhodobacteraceae bacterium Araon29, one region includes:
- the smpB gene encoding SsrA-binding protein SmpB translates to MAAPKSDPNYKVIAENRRARFDYAIEDDLECGVALFGSEVKSLRVNSSNIAESYAEVDEGELWLVNSYIAPYEQAKTFGHEERRRRKLLVNRRELARLWSDTQRKGMTLVPLVMYFNHRGKVKLKIGIAKGKKNHDKRADQAKRDWGRQKQRLLRHGD, encoded by the coding sequence ATGGCGGCTCCTAAATCTGACCCGAATTACAAAGTGATTGCCGAAAACCGGCGCGCGCGATTTGATTACGCAATCGAGGATGATCTTGAATGCGGGGTGGCGCTGTTTGGCTCTGAGGTGAAATCCCTGCGCGTCAACAGCAGCAATATTGCCGAAAGCTATGCTGAGGTGGATGAGGGCGAGCTGTGGTTGGTGAATTCCTACATTGCGCCCTATGAGCAGGCCAAAACCTTTGGTCATGAAGAACGCCGTCGCCGCAAGCTGTTGGTCAACCGCCGCGAATTGGCGCGGCTTTGGTCTGATACCCAGCGCAAGGGCATGACTTTGGTGCCGCTGGTGATGTATTTCAATCACCGCGGCAAGGTGAAACTAAAAATCGGTATCGCCAAGGGCAAAAAGAATCACGATAAGCGTGCAGATCAGGCCAAGCGCGATTGGGGCCGTCAGAAACAGCGCCTTCTGCGCCACGGCGACTAA
- the ilvA gene encoding threonine ammonia-lyase IlvA, producing the protein MNDFAALARNSETQMRDVFAETPLQKNHHLSALYDADIWLKREDLAPVRSYKLRGAFNAMRKRPEQKKFVCASAGNHAQGVAYMCRHFGVQGTIFMPVTTPQQKIQKTQIFGGDTVKIKLVGDYFDECLLAAQSFCRQSGAHFLSPFDDADVIEGQASVAVEIERQLGATPDHIVLPVGGGGLASGMLGYFGDQCRATLVEPMGGACLWAALEAGHPVALERVDTFADGAAVGQIGALTFARLKEVGQENLLRIPEDRICTTMVEMLNLEGIVLEPAGALAIDALKDLRDVIRGRRVVCVSSGGNFDFERLPEVKERAQRYSGVKKYLILRMPQRPGALKDFLNFLGPDDDITRFEYLKKSARNFGSILIGIETKSPQQFDGFFKRLDEAGFTYSDITNDEILAQFVI; encoded by the coding sequence ATGAATGATTTTGCCGCCCTTGCCCGCAATTCCGAAACCCAGATGCGCGATGTTTTTGCCGAAACACCGCTGCAGAAAAATCACCATCTATCCGCGCTTTATGACGCCGACATCTGGCTCAAGCGCGAAGACCTTGCGCCGGTGCGCTCGTATAAGCTGCGCGGTGCGTTCAACGCCATGCGCAAACGGCCCGAACAGAAAAAATTCGTCTGCGCCAGCGCCGGCAACCATGCCCAGGGCGTGGCCTATATGTGCCGCCATTTCGGCGTGCAGGGCACTATTTTTATGCCGGTCACCACCCCGCAGCAGAAAATTCAGAAAACCCAGATTTTCGGCGGCGATACGGTCAAAATTAAACTGGTCGGCGACTATTTCGACGAATGCCTTTTGGCGGCGCAAAGCTTTTGCCGCCAAAGCGGAGCGCATTTCCTGTCGCCCTTTGATGATGCGGATGTAATCGAAGGTCAGGCTAGTGTTGCGGTGGAAATTGAACGCCAGCTGGGCGCCACGCCGGATCATATTGTGCTGCCGGTTGGCGGCGGCGGGCTTGCCTCTGGGATGCTAGGATATTTCGGCGATCAGTGCCGCGCAACCTTGGTTGAACCGATGGGCGGGGCCTGTCTTTGGGCCGCGCTCGAGGCCGGTCATCCAGTGGCGTTAGAGCGGGTGGATACCTTTGCCGATGGCGCAGCCGTGGGCCAGATCGGCGCGCTTACATTTGCCCGTCTTAAAGAGGTTGGCCAAGAAAATCTGCTGCGCATCCCCGAAGACCGGATTTGCACCACGATGGTTGAGATGCTCAACCTCGAAGGCATCGTGCTTGAACCGGCCGGCGCGCTGGCCATAGATGCGCTCAAAGATCTGCGCGATGTCATTCGCGGCCGGCGTGTGGTTTGTGTGTCCTCGGGGGGGAACTTTGATTTCGAACGCCTGCCGGAGGTCAAAGAACGCGCCCAGCGCTATTCAGGGGTCAAGAAATACCTCATCCTGCGGATGCCGCAACGCCCGGGTGCGCTCAAAGATTTTTTGAATTTTCTAGGCCCCGATGATGATATCACGCGGTTTGAGTATCTCAAAAAGTCTGCGCGCAATTTCGGCTCGATCCTGATCGGGATCGAAACCAAATCCCCCCAGCAGTTTGACGGGTTTTTCAAACGGCTGGATGAGGCCGGCTTTACCTATTCCGATATCACCAATGACGAGATCTTGGCGCAATTTGTGATCTAG
- the rlmN gene encoding 23S rRNA (adenine(2503)-C(2))-methyltransferase RlmN, which translates to MTATAPITQDVMTLPRKASEGPLNLVGLTRPAFKAALIEAGTPEKQARMRVGQIWQWIYEKGVRDFAQMTNLAKPYRAMLAENFKIAVPEIVSKHISTDGTRKYLLRIAGGHEVETVYIPEVDRGTLCISSQVGCTLTCSFCHTGTQKLVRNLTADEIIGQVLVARDDLGEWPGVPGRNSDARLLSNIVLMGMGEPLYNFDNVRDAMKIAMDPEGICLSRRRITLSTSGVVPEIAKTAQEIGCLLAVSFHATTDAVRDTLVPINKKWNIETLLTELRAYPKLSNSERITFEYVMLKGINDSDADARRLLKLIRGIPAKINLIPFNEWPGAPYERSDWARIKAFSDIIFNAGYASPIRKPRGEDIMAACGQLKSATERARKSRKAIEAEAGVSAS; encoded by the coding sequence ATGACCGCAACCGCCCCGATCACCCAAGATGTGATGACCCTGCCGCGCAAAGCGTCTGAAGGGCCACTTAATCTTGTCGGTTTGACGCGACCCGCGTTTAAAGCGGCTTTGATCGAAGCAGGTACACCGGAAAAACAGGCCAGGATGCGGGTAGGCCAGATCTGGCAGTGGATTTACGAAAAAGGCGTGCGTGATTTTGCGCAGATGACCAATCTTGCCAAACCCTATCGCGCGATGTTGGCGGAAAACTTTAAAATTGCCGTGCCCGAGATTGTCTCGAAACATATCTCTACCGATGGCACCCGCAAATACCTTTTGCGCATTGCGGGCGGGCATGAGGTGGAAACAGTATATATCCCCGAAGTGGATCGCGGCACGCTCTGCATCAGCTCGCAGGTGGGCTGCACATTGACCTGTTCGTTCTGCCATACCGGCACGCAAAAGCTGGTGCGCAATCTGACCGCAGACGAGATTATCGGTCAGGTTCTGGTTGCGCGTGATGATCTAGGCGAATGGCCCGGCGTGCCGGGTCGCAACAGCGATGCCCGTTTGCTTTCAAATATCGTGCTGATGGGCATGGGCGAGCCGCTATACAACTTTGACAATGTGCGCGATGCGATGAAGATCGCGATGGACCCCGAAGGCATTTGCCTATCGCGGCGGCGCATCACCCTGTCCACCTCCGGCGTTGTGCCGGAAATTGCCAAAACAGCGCAGGAAATCGGCTGTTTGCTGGCGGTGTCGTTTCATGCCACCACCGATGCAGTGCGTGATACGCTGGTGCCGATCAATAAAAAGTGGAATATCGAAACGCTTTTGACCGAGCTGCGCGCCTATCCCAAACTTTCGAACTCTGAGCGCATCACGTTCGAGTATGTGATGCTGAAGGGCATCAATGACAGTGACGCCGACGCGCGCCGCTTGCTCAAGCTTATTCGCGGCATTCCAGCCAAAATTAATCTAATCCCGTTTAACGAATGGCCCGGCGCCCCCTATGAACGCTCTGACTGGGCACGGATCAAAGCGTTTTCAGATATTATTTTCAACGCAGGCTATGCCAGCCCGATCCGCAAACCGCGCGGCGAAGATATCATGGCCGCCTGCGGCCAGCTTAAATCCGCCACCGAACGCGCCCGCAAAAGCCGCAAGGCGATTGAGGCGGAAGCCGGTGTGTCGGCCTCTTAA
- a CDS encoding SDR family NAD(P)-dependent oxidoreductase → MAKKINQSGFSDWKPSQLQDLSGKTYVITGSNSGIGFEAARLLGERSAKIIMACRSINKGEKARDKLKETCTGDVDLVQIDLSDLSSVRKGADEIRARANSIDGLVNNAGIMMTPQEKTVDGFDLQMGANHLGHFLLTGLLLEKVEAAKGRIVVLSSIAHKGGALDLDDFMSDRKYSPTRAYAQSKLANLMFAFELDRRLQAAGSKAICIACHPGYTDTNLQSTGPTGLLKVFWSTMNKLAAQGLEAGATPTVLAAAGKEAKRGAYYGPGRFGDTRGPISDANVADHALDQDKQTRLWEKSEKLAGLEWGI, encoded by the coding sequence ATGGCTAAAAAGATCAACCAATCTGGATTTTCCGATTGGAAGCCAAGCCAACTACAGGATCTGAGCGGAAAGACCTATGTCATAACTGGGTCAAACTCGGGGATTGGTTTTGAAGCGGCACGCCTCCTTGGCGAACGCAGCGCTAAAATCATCATGGCTTGCCGCTCAATAAACAAGGGTGAAAAAGCGCGTGATAAACTGAAAGAGACCTGCACCGGTGACGTCGATTTGGTTCAGATCGACTTGAGCGACCTTTCGTCAGTTCGAAAAGGCGCAGATGAAATCAGGGCTCGAGCCAACTCGATCGATGGTTTAGTCAACAACGCCGGGATCATGATGACGCCGCAGGAAAAGACCGTGGATGGCTTTGACCTGCAAATGGGTGCCAATCATCTGGGCCACTTCCTGTTGACCGGTTTGTTGCTGGAAAAGGTCGAAGCCGCCAAGGGGCGTATCGTTGTATTATCGAGCATTGCACATAAGGGCGGCGCTCTCGATTTGGACGACTTCATGTCTGATCGAAAATACTCGCCAACAAGGGCCTACGCGCAATCAAAACTGGCAAATCTGATGTTTGCGTTCGAACTGGACCGCCGTCTTCAAGCTGCTGGCAGTAAAGCTATCTGTATAGCTTGCCACCCGGGTTATACTGACACGAACCTTCAAAGCACTGGGCCGACTGGGCTTCTTAAGGTATTTTGGAGCACAATGAACAAGCTGGCCGCACAAGGTTTGGAGGCAGGTGCAACCCCTACCGTACTCGCTGCCGCTGGAAAAGAGGCCAAACGGGGTGCTTATTATGGCCCCGGTCGATTTGGTGATACACGAGGTCCTATCAGTGATGCAAATGTTGCGGATCATGCCCTCGACCAAGACAAACAGACGCGCCTATGGGAAAAGAGCGAGAAGCTTGCAGGGCTTGAATGGGGTATTTGA
- a CDS encoding aminotransferase class III-fold pyridoxal phosphate-dependent enzyme — MKDDNFLKENNARHLWHPMGHPADSLANPPKIITGAEGVKITDIDGHSVVDAVGGLWCANLGYSNDVIKDAIAKQLYDLPYYSAFAGSTNPPAIEASLAVREMFADDGMARVFFTSGGSDAVETTLRLARQYHRLRGEPTRTKFISLKKGYHGTHFGGASVNGNNRFRISYEPLLPGCFHLPSPYPYRNPYGETDPAKLAQNIAAAFEDEVAFQDPKTIAAFIMEPIQGAGGVIVPDASFMGLMRDVCTRHGILMISDEVITGFGRTGDWSGARHWGVKPDMMSLAKGITSAYFPVGAALMSDQVAEVFENDRSADGGIFHGYTYSAHPVGAAAVTACLSETLRLDTKTNAAARGAQLYQGVQKLKEKYDVVGDVRGGEGLMTALELVSDRAAKAPLDMDAMKRVHQATYEAGSMVRLGMNNILMSPPLTISEAEVDVILSALDAGLGAV; from the coding sequence ATGAAAGACGACAACTTCCTCAAAGAGAACAACGCCCGGCATTTGTGGCATCCAATGGGCCATCCGGCAGACTCGCTTGCCAATCCGCCGAAAATTATAACCGGCGCCGAAGGGGTCAAGATCACGGATATCGACGGCCATTCCGTGGTGGATGCGGTGGGCGGACTTTGGTGCGCCAATCTGGGATATTCCAATGATGTGATCAAAGATGCGATTGCCAAACAGCTTTATGATTTGCCCTATTATTCGGCCTTTGCAGGCTCGACCAATCCCCCGGCGATTGAGGCCTCGCTCGCCGTGCGCGAGATGTTTGCCGACGATGGCATGGCGCGGGTGTTTTTCACCTCGGGCGGATCAGATGCGGTAGAAACCACATTGCGGCTGGCGCGGCAGTATCACCGGCTGCGCGGCGAACCCACGCGCACCAAGTTCATTTCCCTAAAAAAGGGCTATCACGGCACGCATTTCGGCGGCGCATCCGTGAATGGCAACAACCGTTTCCGGATCAGTTACGAGCCGCTTTTGCCCGGCTGTTTCCATCTGCCAAGCCCGTATCCCTATCGCAACCCATATGGTGAAACCGATCCTGCAAAGCTGGCGCAAAACATCGCCGCCGCGTTTGAGGACGAAGTGGCCTTTCAGGACCCCAAAACCATAGCCGCCTTTATTATGGAGCCGATCCAAGGCGCGGGCGGCGTTATAGTGCCCGATGCCTCATTCATGGGGCTGATGCGCGATGTCTGCACCCGCCACGGGATTTTGATGATCTCGGACGAGGTGATCACCGGTTTTGGCCGCACCGGCGATTGGAGCGGCGCACGCCATTGGGGGGTCAAGCCGGATATGATGAGTTTGGCCAAAGGCATCACCAGCGCCTATTTTCCAGTGGGCGCGGCACTGATGAGCGATCAGGTGGCCGAGGTGTTTGAAAACGACCGCTCGGCGGATGGCGGCATTTTCCACGGCTATACCTATTCGGCGCATCCTGTGGGCGCAGCAGCTGTCACCGCCTGTCTGTCGGAAACCCTGCGGCTTGATACCAAAACCAACGCCGCCGCGCGCGGCGCGCAGCTTTATCAAGGGGTGCAAAAGCTTAAAGAAAAATACGATGTGGTTGGCGATGTGCGCGGCGGCGAAGGGCTTATGACCGCGCTTGAGCTTGTGAGCGACCGCGCGGCTAAAGCACCACTGGATATGGACGCAATGAAACGCGTGCATCAGGCCACCTATGAGGCCGGCTCAATGGTCCGTCTGGGGATGAACAATATCCTGATGTCACCGCCGCTAACCATTAGCGAAGCCGAGGTAGACGTGATTTTATCGGCGCTCGATGCGGGGCTTGGGGCGGTTTAA
- a CDS encoding TetR family transcriptional regulator, producing the protein MSERKVQILRAAEIVFSRYGVSKTTMNDIAKTAGVARQTLYNEYPNKASVLRATLRFGAEKTMAAVEARWRNQQDLGDKLDTFFELGPLYWYDAVQSSPEIADLIDGINSIAHEELIDLSNQWANKFAALLELHLTNSSPSSPDAKALADFVYSTSMNAKYYAQNREVLETRLKVLKQAVLSLIS; encoded by the coding sequence ATGAGCGAACGCAAAGTACAGATCCTAAGAGCCGCTGAAATCGTCTTTTCACGTTATGGTGTCAGCAAGACGACGATGAATGACATCGCAAAAACTGCCGGTGTGGCGAGACAAACGCTCTACAATGAATACCCGAACAAAGCGTCCGTTCTACGCGCAACGCTACGTTTTGGCGCAGAAAAGACGATGGCCGCCGTCGAAGCGAGATGGCGAAATCAACAAGACCTTGGTGACAAGTTGGATACCTTTTTTGAGTTAGGTCCACTGTATTGGTATGATGCCGTTCAAAGCTCACCTGAAATTGCAGATTTGATTGATGGTATAAATTCTATCGCACATGAGGAACTTATCGACCTTTCAAATCAATGGGCAAACAAGTTCGCAGCCTTACTTGAGCTACATTTAACTAACAGTTCGCCATCAAGTCCCGATGCAAAGGCGTTGGCAGATTTTGTTTATTCCACAAGTATGAACGCGAAATACTACGCACAAAACCGAGAGGTTCTTGAGACCCGCCTAAAGGTCTTAAAGCAAGCGGTACTATCGTTGATTTCTTAA
- a CDS encoding argininosuccinate synthase — MSAPKKVVLAYSGGLDTSIILKWLQTEYGCEVVTYTADLGQGEELEPARKKAELLGISSENIFIEDVREEFVRDFVFPMFRANALYEGLYLLGTSIARPLISKRLVEIAAQTGADAVAHGATGKGNDQVRFELAAYALNPDIKVIAPWREWDLSSRTKLIAFAEENQIPIAKDKRGEAPFSVDANLLHTSSEGKVLEDPAVEAPDYVYQRTVSPEEAPDAAEFIEIGFERGDAVSINGEAMSPATILTRLNELGGKHGIGRLDLVEGRFVGMKSRGIYETPGGTILLEAHRGIEQITLDRGAAHLKDELMPKYAELIYNGFWYSPEREMLQALIDASQEHVTGTVRVKLYKGAARTVGRWSEHSLYSEAHVTFEDDAGAYDQTDAAGFIQLNALRLKLLAARNRRLG; from the coding sequence ATGTCTGCGCCGAAAAAAGTTGTTCTTGCCTATTCTGGCGGTCTTGATACCTCGATCATTCTAAAATGGTTGCAGACCGAATACGGCTGCGAAGTGGTGACCTATACCGCCGATCTGGGGCAGGGCGAAGAACTTGAGCCGGCGCGCAAAAAGGCCGAACTACTGGGGATCAGCTCCGAGAATATCTTTATCGAGGATGTGCGCGAAGAGTTTGTCCGCGATTTCGTCTTTCCGATGTTTCGCGCCAATGCGCTTTATGAAGGGCTTTACCTGCTGGGCACCTCTATTGCGCGGCCGCTCATTTCAAAGCGGCTGGTGGAAATTGCGGCGCAAACTGGCGCCGATGCAGTGGCGCATGGGGCCACCGGCAAAGGCAATGACCAAGTGCGGTTCGAACTGGCCGCCTATGCGCTTAACCCCGACATAAAAGTCATCGCCCCTTGGCGCGAATGGGATCTGTCAAGCCGCACCAAACTGATCGCCTTTGCAGAAGAAAACCAAATCCCGATCGCCAAAGACAAACGCGGCGAGGCGCCCTTTAGCGTGGATGCCAACCTGCTGCACACCTCATCCGAGGGCAAGGTGCTGGAAGACCCTGCCGTCGAAGCGCCCGATTATGTCTATCAGCGCACCGTCAGCCCAGAAGAGGCGCCCGATGCCGCCGAGTTTATCGAGATCGGCTTTGAGCGCGGCGATGCGGTGTCGATCAACGGCGAAGCCATGTCGCCGGCGACGATCCTGACCCGCCTGAACGAGTTGGGCGGCAAACACGGCATTGGCCGGCTTGATCTGGTGGAAGGGCGCTTTGTCGGCATGAAATCGCGCGGCATCTATGAAACCCCCGGCGGCACTATCCTGCTCGAAGCGCATCGCGGCATCGAGCAGATCACCCTTGATCGCGGCGCGGCGCATTTAAAAGACGAGCTAATGCCAAAATATGCCGAGCTGATTTATAACGGCTTTTGGTATTCGCCCGAGCGTGAAATGCTGCAGGCGCTGATTGACGCATCCCAAGAACACGTCACCGGCACCGTGCGGGTCAAACTTTACAAAGGCGCGGCGCGCACTGTTGGCCGCTGGTCCGAACATAGCCTTTATTCCGAAGCGCATGTGACCTTTGAAGATGACGCTGGCGCCTATGATCAAACCGATGCGGCGGGCTTTATTCAACTGAACGCGCTGCGCCTAAAACTGCTGGCGGCGCGCAACCGTCGGCTGGGGTAG
- a CDS encoding DUF3764 domain-containing protein yields MTLIVKSKINITKGFDTWQAMVKSQEPKLNELGIKFLFAGTEKDNPNQLHAIMIFPSMEALQAFGGDEELTEIRRQAGAVIESGVMTPISGDYFTNYPEAHIKH; encoded by the coding sequence ATGACACTTATCGTGAAATCGAAGATCAATATCACCAAGGGTTTTGATACTTGGCAAGCAATGGTCAAATCACAGGAACCAAAGCTAAATGAGCTTGGGATTAAGTTTCTCTTTGCCGGTACTGAAAAAGACAATCCCAATCAGCTGCATGCCATTATGATATTTCCAAGCATGGAAGCGCTTCAGGCCTTTGGCGGTGATGAAGAGCTAACAGAAATACGCAGGCAGGCAGGCGCAGTGATTGAAAGCGGTGTGATGACGCCAATCTCAGGTGATTATTTCACCAACTATCCAGAGGCTCATATAAAACACTAG
- a CDS encoding asparaginase: MKNPVVMSEIWRGAFLESVHYGHAVICDDSGQVVKTWGDPDQIILPRSSVKMIQALPLITSGAAEAHRLGPEHLALACASHQGAAIHTDRVQSWLAALGKSDDDFRCGAQIPNDKAARHDLRDQDESPCQMHNNCSGKHTGFLTLAKHLKAGPEYIDPAHPVQKACLEAFEMTTGAVSPGYGIDGCSAPNFAAKLCDVARAMAWYASAQDRADSASQAARRLVEAMMLHPELVAGEGRTCTDLMRAMSGAAAIKTGAEGVFVAILPEQRLGVALKITDGNTRASNSAIAALLCALGVLSPDHPAAQKWMTPAITNWRGIETGMIKPASALTL, from the coding sequence ATGAAAAATCCGGTTGTGATGAGCGAAATATGGCGCGGCGCGTTTCTTGAAAGCGTCCATTACGGGCATGCAGTCATCTGTGATGATAGCGGGCAGGTGGTTAAAACATGGGGTGATCCGGATCAAATCATCCTGCCGCGCTCGTCGGTCAAGATGATCCAGGCACTGCCCTTAATCACATCAGGCGCCGCCGAAGCGCACCGGCTTGGACCCGAGCATTTGGCGTTGGCCTGTGCGTCGCACCAAGGCGCGGCGATCCACACAGACCGGGTGCAAAGCTGGCTTGCGGCGCTGGGAAAATCGGATGATGACTTTCGCTGCGGTGCGCAGATCCCCAATGACAAAGCCGCGCGGCATGATTTGCGCGACCAGGATGAAAGCCCGTGCCAGATGCATAATAACTGCTCTGGAAAGCACACTGGATTTTTGACGTTGGCAAAGCATTTAAAGGCTGGGCCTGAATATATTGATCCGGCCCATCCGGTGCAAAAAGCCTGTCTTGAAGCTTTTGAAATGACCACTGGCGCCGTCAGTCCGGGCTATGGTATCGACGGCTGCTCGGCGCCGAATTTTGCCGCAAAGCTGTGCGATGTGGCGCGGGCGATGGCGTGGTATGCTTCGGCGCAGGACCGGGCGGACAGTGCTTCCCAAGCAGCCCGCCGATTGGTCGAAGCCATGATGCTGCACCCCGAACTGGTCGCTGGCGAGGGCCGTACTTGTACGGATTTGATGCGCGCCATGTCGGGCGCCGCGGCAATAAAAACCGGGGCCGAGGGCGTGTTTGTGGCCATCCTGCCCGAACAGCGTCTAGGGGTGGCTTTGAAAATCACCGACGGCAATACCCGCGCCAGCAATTCGGCCATTGCCGCGCTGCTGTGCGCGCTTGGGGTGCTTTCGCCCGATCATCCGGCGGCGCAAAAATGGATGACACCGGCGATCACAAACTGGCGCGGCATTGAAACCGGTATGATCAAACCGGCTTCTGCCCTGACCTTATGA
- a CDS encoding pseudouridine synthase — protein sequence MIVLFNKPFNVLCQFTDNSASAERRQTLADYIKIPDVYPAGRLDRDSEGLLVLTDDGRLQAKIADPKHKLEKTYWVQVEGAPNDSDLMPLRQGVMLKDGACQPAEVRCIAPPGGLWPRTPPVRFRKTVADSWLEITIREGRNRQVRRMTAAIGLPTLRLIRARVGQWRLEGIATGQYRAEG from the coding sequence ATGATTGTTCTCTTTAACAAGCCGTTCAATGTGCTGTGCCAGTTCACTGATAATAGCGCGTCTGCCGAACGCCGCCAAACCCTAGCGGATTACATCAAAATTCCTGATGTCTATCCAGCCGGCCGGCTCGACCGGGACAGCGAAGGGCTGCTGGTTTTAACCGATGACGGGCGGCTGCAGGCGAAAATTGCAGACCCGAAGCACAAGCTGGAAAAAACCTATTGGGTGCAGGTGGAAGGCGCGCCGAACGACAGTGATCTGATGCCCTTGCGTCAAGGCGTTATGCTAAAAGACGGCGCCTGCCAGCCAGCCGAAGTGCGCTGCATTGCGCCGCCGGGCGGGCTTTGGCCGCGCACACCGCCGGTGCGCTTTCGCAAAACCGTTGCCGACAGCTGGCTTGAGATTACAATCCGTGAAGGCCGCAACCGGCAGGTCCGCCGGATGACTGCCGCCATCGGGTTGCCCACGCTGCGGCTTATACGCGCTCGGGTGGGACAGTGGCGTCTTGAGGGCATTGCAACAGGGCAGTACCGAGCCGAGGGCTAA